One window from the genome of Oryctolagus cuniculus chromosome 1, mOryCun1.1, whole genome shotgun sequence encodes:
- the PHRF1 gene encoding PHD and RING finger domain-containing protein 1 isoform X1: protein MDDDSLDELATRSPGPDGCPPASDTEGSGGSSEGSEDDTGSEHGDSSGREDEAGASEEEEDEDLGDRYGSEDSEEDAEAVVAVVDAQGKLEASGAFNSDDDAESCPICLNVFRDQAVGTPENCAHYFCLDCIVEWSKNANSCPVDRTTFKCICIRAQFGGKVLKKIPVDRAEALEEEEEDPTFCEVCGRSDREDRLLLCDGCDAGYHMECLEPPLQEVPVDEWFCPECAAPGAAAAPAADAGIVSEEEVSLLLADVVPTTSRLRPRTGRTRAIARTRQSERVRATVNRNRISTARRVQHVPRHLMSSLLEETIEAVATGLSTAVYQRPLTPRAPAKRRRKTGRRKKVPGRRKTQSRPSVRSKKRQHRAKKRGRTTKKEVTTRSRIARTLGLCRPARGTCTPALARPLEPSLSLVPADIGAAPLSVFGDPYELDPFDSSEEPSVSPPSPLSAKRRALSRSALRSHQPVARPVSLGSSRSHLPIGTAEPDTEAAPTPDLLGSILSGQSLLMLDSADVLIHRDGSLSARTAAPVSFQRNSAGPARAEGGSRPTGSLLPRLPSSGGPAHHLLGSRPQSLGSSGPSRPALPCTPVHTGPPVGPDSSAIPGSGPGLRLTGSSRINGSSKQVSAPPKPSSSHSNSTPKSTAPGHPVKPAPRRASIADLPRIPKIRRGGSGPSPSQDSAPAPGQRVELPSACISRLTGREGPGQPGQGTRGEGEPGSRGPQEPSSHTGSSRPPAPSSHCSLPPLGPSRGKGVSSTFESFRINIPGNTAQASRLSSPGFCNTFRPVDSKVQRKESPSPLFSIKKTKQLKSEIYDPFDPTGSDSSPPSSSPESLGASLLPSEITRTISIRSPKAPPLQAVRCVTSYTVEKVFETEAEASRGPSSGTLRLRGAGAAEEEPTGSRGLASPAPEPWDEDRGPCDTFFGSEERTVTCVTVLEPEGPPSPAVPQETTHRVVELRSPSRSRSRSRSSSRGRKKTKRKRVAREHRRTRSGTRSGSRDRSSRSVSPAASEDPSRRHRAKAKSRRSSSERSSSHERAKRKKAKVRGKDRRRDSWGRGHRRTRSRSGSPGSSSYEHRDGRRKKRRRSGSRSRGREYSPPSSLERGWRHKHQRERSRERPERKDSAARPRERRKWRSRSPSAEHRGREPPQPRSHEKRPPARSPERKVTVREASPAPPPQEDPPAGPAAPVQADATPQGAVGSKAPPQDTPVLDALDDLDYGDSVEAGHVFEDFSSDTVLAQLDDMSSPPSPESTDSSPERDFPPRPVQPPASWPPDNSLAMAVAQGEAPLTRGEDTSQPPSHVGGPQEQSLVQDTAGTDGAQDSLGAAPLETGGVPVVAGPEQASQTPLLRSRALVKRVTWNLQEPESSAVAEDRAPRAPLHRPQRPREGAWDVEDGAPAVVTVAAFPEPPPPSHTFADPVFLSGDPSQVYSPYVPPALAQPSSVLPCVPASQPTVQFVLQGSLPLAGCGVAQSLAPVPTLLTTASDPASQATTNNSEEGTASLRPAPEKTKKEEYMKKLHMQERAVEEVKLAIKPFYQKREVTKEEYKDILRKAVQKICHSKSGEINPVKVANLVKAYVDKYRHMRRHRKAEAADEPPAQGAEA from the exons aatgccaattcCTGTCCCGTTGATCGAACAACGTTCAAGTGCATCTGTATTCGAGCCCAGTTTGGTGGCAAAGTCTTAAAGAAG ATCCCCGTGGATCGCGCagaggccctggaggaggaggaggaggacccgACCTTCTGTGAGGTGTGCGGCAGGAGCGACCGTGAGGACAGGCTTCTGCTCTGCGATGGCTGTGATGCTGG GTACCACATGGAGTGTCTGGAGCCCCCTCTCCAGGAAGTGCCGGTGGACGAGTGGTTCTGTCCAGAGTGTGCCGCCCCTGGAGCTGCTGCCGCCCCTGCCGCTG ATGCGGGTATTGTGAGCGAGGAGGAagtctccctgctgctggccgaCGTGGTGCCCACCACCAGCCGGCTGCGGCCTCGCACAGGCAGGACCCGGGCCATTGCCAGgacaaggcagagtgagagagtgagagcgacTGTGAACCGGAATCGCATCTCCACGGCCAGGAGAGTTCAG CACGTGCCGAGGCACCTCATGTCCTCTCTGCTGGAGGAGACCATTGAGGCTGTGGCCACTGGTCTGAGCACCGCTGTGTACCAGCGTCCCCTGACACCACGGGCCCCCGCTAAGCGGAGACGGAAAACAG GAAGACGGAAGAAAGTGCCCGGGAGAAGGAAGACCCAGTCCCGGCCGTCAGTGCGGAGCAAGAAACGCCAGCACCGCgcgaagaagagagggaggaccACGAAG AAGGAAGTCACCACGCGCTCCCGCATCGCACGGACACTGGGCCTTTGCAGGCCGGCCCGCGGCACCTGCACGCCGGCGCTGGCCAGACCCCTGGAGCCCTCGCTGAGTCTCGTGCCAGCAGACATCGGGGcagcccctctctctgtgtttgggGACCCCTACGAGCTGGACCCCTTCGACAG CAGTGAGGAGCCATCTGTGAGTCCCCCATCGCCTCTGAGCGCCAAGAGGAGGGCTCTGTCCCGCTCCGCCCTGCGGTCTCACCAGCCCGTGGCCAGGccggtctccctggggtcctccaG GTCACACCTCCCCATCGGCACCGCGGAGCCTGACACAGAGGCGGCACCCACGCCCGACCTCCTGGGGAGCATCCTCTCGGGTCAGAGCCTGCTGATGCTGGACAGCGCTGACGTCCTCATCCACCGGGACGGCTCCCTCAGCGCCAGGACGGCAG CCCCAGTTTCCTTTCAGCGGAACTCGGCTGGTCCAGCCAGAGCGGAAGGAGGGTCCAGGCCCACAGGCAGCCTGCTGCCCAGACTGCCCTCCTCAGGGGGCCCAGCCCACCACCTCTTAGGAAGCAGGCCACAGAGCCTGGGGTCGAGTGGTCCAagccgcccagccctgccctgcacccctgtcCACACTGGGCCTCCAGTAGGGCCGGACTCCTCTGCCATCCCTGGGTCAGGGCCTGGCTTGAGACTGACTGGCAGCTCCCGGATTAACGGCTCCAGTAAGCAGGTGTCGGCCCCACCCAAGCCCTCCAGTAGTCATTCTAACTCTACACCCAAAAGCACAGCCCCAGGACATCCCGTGAAGCCAGCCCCCAGGAGAGCCAGCATCGCTGACCTGCCCCGAATACCAAAGATCCGACGGGGCGGcagtggccccagccccagccaggactcGGCTCCAGCCCCTGGGCAGAGGGTCGAGCTCCCCAGCGCCTGCATCAGCCGTctgacagggagggagggccccgggcagccagggcagggcaccCGGGGAGAGGGCGAGCCTGGCAGCAGGGGCCCCCAGGAGCCCAGCTCGCACACGGGCAGCtcccggccccccgcccccagctcccactGCAGCCTGCCCCCACTGGGGCCTTCCAGAGGGAAGGGGGTCAGCTCGACCTTCGAGAGCTTCCGGATCAACATTCCCGGGAACACAGCGCAGGCCAGCAGACtctccagccctggcttctgcaaCACATTCCGGCCGGTGGACAGCAAGGTGCAGAGGAAGGAGAGCCCTTCCCCCCTCTTCTCCATCAAAAAGACAAAGCAGCTCAAGAGCGAGATCTACGACCCGTTTGACCCCACCGGCTCCGACTCGAGCccccccagcagcagccccgAGAGCCTGGGCGCCAGCCTCCTGCCCTCCGAGATCACGCGCACCATCTCCATCCGCAGCCCGAAGGCGCCCCCCCTGCAGGCCGTGCGCTGTGTCACCTCCTACACCGTGGAGAAGGTCTTTGAGACGGAGGCCGAGGCCTcccgtgggccatcctctggcaCGCTCAGGCTCAGGGGTGCGGGGGCTGCTGAGGAGGAGCCCACGGGGAGCCGGGGTCTCGCCTCCCCGGCCCCTGAGCCCTGGGACGAGGACAGGGGGCCCTGTGACACCTTCTTTGGCTCTGAGGAGCGGACGGTGACCTGTGTGACTGTCCTGGAGCCAGAAGGTCCCCCCagccccgctgtgccacaggagACCACCCACAGGGTTGTGGAGCTCCGATCCCCGTcacgctcccgctcccgctcccgctccagCTCCCGCGGCAGGAAGAAAACCAAGAGGAAGCGGGTGGCCCGGGAGCACCGGAGGACACGCTCTGGGACCCGCTCTGGCTCCAGGGACAGGAGCTCGCGGTCAGTGTCACCAGCGGCAAGTGAGGACCCCTCCAGGAGGCACcgggccaaggccaagagccgcAGGTCTTCCAGCGAGCGCTCGAGCAGCCACGAGAGAGCCAAGAGGAAGAAGGCCAAGGTCAGGGGCAAGGACCGCAGGAGAGACTCTTGGGGCCGAGGCCACAGAAGGACCCGGTCACGCTCGGGGAGCCCCGGCAGCTCCTCCTATGAGCACCGTGATGGCAGGAGAAAGAAGCGGCGGCGGTCGGGGTCCAGGTCTCGGGGGCGGGAGTACTCCCCCCCCAGCAGCCTAGAGAGGGGCTGGAGGCATAAGCACCAGCGGGAGAGGAGCCGCGAACGGCCGGAGAGGAAGGACAGTGCTGCCCGGCCGCgggagaggaggaagtggaggtcACGGTCCCCGAGTGCCGAGCACAGGGGCCGGGAGCCCCCACAGCCACGTTCCCACGAGAAACGGCCCCCAGCCAGGTCTCCAGAGAGGAAAGTGACCGTGCGGGAGGCTTCCCCGGCACCTCCCCCGCAGGAAGACCCCCCAGCTGGGCCAGCAGCCCCGGTGCAGGCGGATGCCACTCCACAGGGCGCTGTGGGCAGCAAGGCCCCTCCGCAGGACACCCCTGTGCTGGACGCGCTTGATGACCTGGACTACGGGGACTCCGTCGAGGCTGGCCACGTCTTCGAGGACTTTTCCAGCGAcactgtcctggcccagctggaCGACATGAGCTCACCACCTTCCCCTGAGAGTACCGACTCCTCCCCTGAGCGCGACTTCCCCCCCaggcctgtgcagcccccagccaGCTGGCCGCCTGACAACAGCCTGGCCATGGCCGTTGCTCAAGGGGAGGCACCGCTGACCCGCGGGGAGGACACGTCCCAGCCTCCGTCCCACGTGGGGGGCCCCCAAGAGCAATCACTTGTGCAGGACACAGCTGGGACCGACGGGGCACAGGACTCCCTGGGTGCAGCCCCCCTGGAGACAGGGGGTGTCCCAGTGGTGGCCGGGCCTGAGCAGGCCTCCCAGACCCCCCTGCTGCGGTCCCGAGCCCTGGTGAAGAGAGTTACCTGGAACCTTCAGGAGCCGGAGAGCAGTGCTGTGGCTGAAGACAGAGCCCCGA GGGCCCCACTTCATCGGCCACAGAGACCCCGGGAGGGGGCCTGGGACGTGGAGGACGGGGCCCCTGCCGTGGTGACCGTGGCAGCGTTTCCTGAGCCACCGCCTCCCAGCCACACGTTTGCAGATCCTGTGTTCCTCAGCGGAGACCCCTCTCAG GTTTACAGCCCCTACGTGCCtcccgccctggcccagccctcaagCGTGCTCCCCTGCgtgccagccagccagcccacCGTCCAGTTTGTCCTGCAAGGGAGCCTGCCCCTTGCGGGCTGTGGGGTGGCACAGAGCCTGGCCCCAGTGCCCACCCTCCTGACCACAGCCTCAGATCCGGCCAGCCAGGCCACCACCAACAACTCGGAGGAGGGGACCGCGTCTCTCAGGCCGGCCCCAGAGAAGACCAAAAAGGAAGAA TACATGAAGAAGCTGCACATGCAGGAGCGGGCTGTGGAGGAGGTGAAGCTGGCCATCAAGCCCTTCTACCAGAAGAGGGAGGTGACCAAGGAGGAGTACAAGGACATCCTGCGCAAGGCGGTGCAGAAG ATCTGCCACAGCAAGAGTGGCGAGATCAACCCCGTGAAGGTGGCCAACCTGGTGAAGGCCTACGTGGACAAGTACCGGCACATGCGCAGGCACCGGAAGGCCGAGGCTGCCGACGAGCCGCCCGCGCAGGGCGCTGAGGCCTGA
- the PHRF1 gene encoding PHD and RING finger domain-containing protein 1 isoform X2: protein MDDDSLDELATRSPGPDGCPPASDTEGSGGSSEGSEDDTGSEHGDSSGREDEAGASEEEEDEDLGDRYGSEDSEEDAEAVVAVVDAQGKLEASGAFNSDDDAESCPICLNVFRDQAVGTPENCAHYFCLDCIVEWSKNANSCPVDRTTFKCICIRAQFGGKVLKKIPVDRAEALEEEEEDPTFCEVCGRSDREDRLLLCDGCDAGYHMECLEPPLQEVPVDEWFCPECAAPGAAAAPAADAGIVSEEEVSLLLADVVPTTSRLRPRTGRTRAIARTRQSERVRATVNRNRISTARRVQHVPRHLMSSLLEETIEAVATGLSTAVYQRPLTPRAPAKRRRKTGRRKKVPGRRKTQSRPSVRSKKRQHRAKKRGRTTKKEVTTRSRIARTLGLCRPARGTCTPALARPLEPSLSLVPADIGAAPLSVFGDPYELDPFDSEEPSVSPPSPLSAKRRALSRSALRSHQPVARPVSLGSSRSHLPIGTAEPDTEAAPTPDLLGSILSGQSLLMLDSADVLIHRDGSLSARTAAPVSFQRNSAGPARAEGGSRPTGSLLPRLPSSGGPAHHLLGSRPQSLGSSGPSRPALPCTPVHTGPPVGPDSSAIPGSGPGLRLTGSSRINGSSKQVSAPPKPSSSHSNSTPKSTAPGHPVKPAPRRASIADLPRIPKIRRGGSGPSPSQDSAPAPGQRVELPSACISRLTGREGPGQPGQGTRGEGEPGSRGPQEPSSHTGSSRPPAPSSHCSLPPLGPSRGKGVSSTFESFRINIPGNTAQASRLSSPGFCNTFRPVDSKVQRKESPSPLFSIKKTKQLKSEIYDPFDPTGSDSSPPSSSPESLGASLLPSEITRTISIRSPKAPPLQAVRCVTSYTVEKVFETEAEASRGPSSGTLRLRGAGAAEEEPTGSRGLASPAPEPWDEDRGPCDTFFGSEERTVTCVTVLEPEGPPSPAVPQETTHRVVELRSPSRSRSRSRSSSRGRKKTKRKRVAREHRRTRSGTRSGSRDRSSRSVSPAASEDPSRRHRAKAKSRRSSSERSSSHERAKRKKAKVRGKDRRRDSWGRGHRRTRSRSGSPGSSSYEHRDGRRKKRRRSGSRSRGREYSPPSSLERGWRHKHQRERSRERPERKDSAARPRERRKWRSRSPSAEHRGREPPQPRSHEKRPPARSPERKVTVREASPAPPPQEDPPAGPAAPVQADATPQGAVGSKAPPQDTPVLDALDDLDYGDSVEAGHVFEDFSSDTVLAQLDDMSSPPSPESTDSSPERDFPPRPVQPPASWPPDNSLAMAVAQGEAPLTRGEDTSQPPSHVGGPQEQSLVQDTAGTDGAQDSLGAAPLETGGVPVVAGPEQASQTPLLRSRALVKRVTWNLQEPESSAVAEDRAPRAPLHRPQRPREGAWDVEDGAPAVVTVAAFPEPPPPSHTFADPVFLSGDPSQVYSPYVPPALAQPSSVLPCVPASQPTVQFVLQGSLPLAGCGVAQSLAPVPTLLTTASDPASQATTNNSEEGTASLRPAPEKTKKEEYMKKLHMQERAVEEVKLAIKPFYQKREVTKEEYKDILRKAVQKICHSKSGEINPVKVANLVKAYVDKYRHMRRHRKAEAADEPPAQGAEA from the exons aatgccaattcCTGTCCCGTTGATCGAACAACGTTCAAGTGCATCTGTATTCGAGCCCAGTTTGGTGGCAAAGTCTTAAAGAAG ATCCCCGTGGATCGCGCagaggccctggaggaggaggaggaggacccgACCTTCTGTGAGGTGTGCGGCAGGAGCGACCGTGAGGACAGGCTTCTGCTCTGCGATGGCTGTGATGCTGG GTACCACATGGAGTGTCTGGAGCCCCCTCTCCAGGAAGTGCCGGTGGACGAGTGGTTCTGTCCAGAGTGTGCCGCCCCTGGAGCTGCTGCCGCCCCTGCCGCTG ATGCGGGTATTGTGAGCGAGGAGGAagtctccctgctgctggccgaCGTGGTGCCCACCACCAGCCGGCTGCGGCCTCGCACAGGCAGGACCCGGGCCATTGCCAGgacaaggcagagtgagagagtgagagcgacTGTGAACCGGAATCGCATCTCCACGGCCAGGAGAGTTCAG CACGTGCCGAGGCACCTCATGTCCTCTCTGCTGGAGGAGACCATTGAGGCTGTGGCCACTGGTCTGAGCACCGCTGTGTACCAGCGTCCCCTGACACCACGGGCCCCCGCTAAGCGGAGACGGAAAACAG GAAGACGGAAGAAAGTGCCCGGGAGAAGGAAGACCCAGTCCCGGCCGTCAGTGCGGAGCAAGAAACGCCAGCACCGCgcgaagaagagagggaggaccACGAAG AAGGAAGTCACCACGCGCTCCCGCATCGCACGGACACTGGGCCTTTGCAGGCCGGCCCGCGGCACCTGCACGCCGGCGCTGGCCAGACCCCTGGAGCCCTCGCTGAGTCTCGTGCCAGCAGACATCGGGGcagcccctctctctgtgtttgggGACCCCTACGAGCTGGACCCCTTCGACAG TGAGGAGCCATCTGTGAGTCCCCCATCGCCTCTGAGCGCCAAGAGGAGGGCTCTGTCCCGCTCCGCCCTGCGGTCTCACCAGCCCGTGGCCAGGccggtctccctggggtcctccaG GTCACACCTCCCCATCGGCACCGCGGAGCCTGACACAGAGGCGGCACCCACGCCCGACCTCCTGGGGAGCATCCTCTCGGGTCAGAGCCTGCTGATGCTGGACAGCGCTGACGTCCTCATCCACCGGGACGGCTCCCTCAGCGCCAGGACGGCAG CCCCAGTTTCCTTTCAGCGGAACTCGGCTGGTCCAGCCAGAGCGGAAGGAGGGTCCAGGCCCACAGGCAGCCTGCTGCCCAGACTGCCCTCCTCAGGGGGCCCAGCCCACCACCTCTTAGGAAGCAGGCCACAGAGCCTGGGGTCGAGTGGTCCAagccgcccagccctgccctgcacccctgtcCACACTGGGCCTCCAGTAGGGCCGGACTCCTCTGCCATCCCTGGGTCAGGGCCTGGCTTGAGACTGACTGGCAGCTCCCGGATTAACGGCTCCAGTAAGCAGGTGTCGGCCCCACCCAAGCCCTCCAGTAGTCATTCTAACTCTACACCCAAAAGCACAGCCCCAGGACATCCCGTGAAGCCAGCCCCCAGGAGAGCCAGCATCGCTGACCTGCCCCGAATACCAAAGATCCGACGGGGCGGcagtggccccagccccagccaggactcGGCTCCAGCCCCTGGGCAGAGGGTCGAGCTCCCCAGCGCCTGCATCAGCCGTctgacagggagggagggccccgggcagccagggcagggcaccCGGGGAGAGGGCGAGCCTGGCAGCAGGGGCCCCCAGGAGCCCAGCTCGCACACGGGCAGCtcccggccccccgcccccagctcccactGCAGCCTGCCCCCACTGGGGCCTTCCAGAGGGAAGGGGGTCAGCTCGACCTTCGAGAGCTTCCGGATCAACATTCCCGGGAACACAGCGCAGGCCAGCAGACtctccagccctggcttctgcaaCACATTCCGGCCGGTGGACAGCAAGGTGCAGAGGAAGGAGAGCCCTTCCCCCCTCTTCTCCATCAAAAAGACAAAGCAGCTCAAGAGCGAGATCTACGACCCGTTTGACCCCACCGGCTCCGACTCGAGCccccccagcagcagccccgAGAGCCTGGGCGCCAGCCTCCTGCCCTCCGAGATCACGCGCACCATCTCCATCCGCAGCCCGAAGGCGCCCCCCCTGCAGGCCGTGCGCTGTGTCACCTCCTACACCGTGGAGAAGGTCTTTGAGACGGAGGCCGAGGCCTcccgtgggccatcctctggcaCGCTCAGGCTCAGGGGTGCGGGGGCTGCTGAGGAGGAGCCCACGGGGAGCCGGGGTCTCGCCTCCCCGGCCCCTGAGCCCTGGGACGAGGACAGGGGGCCCTGTGACACCTTCTTTGGCTCTGAGGAGCGGACGGTGACCTGTGTGACTGTCCTGGAGCCAGAAGGTCCCCCCagccccgctgtgccacaggagACCACCCACAGGGTTGTGGAGCTCCGATCCCCGTcacgctcccgctcccgctcccgctccagCTCCCGCGGCAGGAAGAAAACCAAGAGGAAGCGGGTGGCCCGGGAGCACCGGAGGACACGCTCTGGGACCCGCTCTGGCTCCAGGGACAGGAGCTCGCGGTCAGTGTCACCAGCGGCAAGTGAGGACCCCTCCAGGAGGCACcgggccaaggccaagagccgcAGGTCTTCCAGCGAGCGCTCGAGCAGCCACGAGAGAGCCAAGAGGAAGAAGGCCAAGGTCAGGGGCAAGGACCGCAGGAGAGACTCTTGGGGCCGAGGCCACAGAAGGACCCGGTCACGCTCGGGGAGCCCCGGCAGCTCCTCCTATGAGCACCGTGATGGCAGGAGAAAGAAGCGGCGGCGGTCGGGGTCCAGGTCTCGGGGGCGGGAGTACTCCCCCCCCAGCAGCCTAGAGAGGGGCTGGAGGCATAAGCACCAGCGGGAGAGGAGCCGCGAACGGCCGGAGAGGAAGGACAGTGCTGCCCGGCCGCgggagaggaggaagtggaggtcACGGTCCCCGAGTGCCGAGCACAGGGGCCGGGAGCCCCCACAGCCACGTTCCCACGAGAAACGGCCCCCAGCCAGGTCTCCAGAGAGGAAAGTGACCGTGCGGGAGGCTTCCCCGGCACCTCCCCCGCAGGAAGACCCCCCAGCTGGGCCAGCAGCCCCGGTGCAGGCGGATGCCACTCCACAGGGCGCTGTGGGCAGCAAGGCCCCTCCGCAGGACACCCCTGTGCTGGACGCGCTTGATGACCTGGACTACGGGGACTCCGTCGAGGCTGGCCACGTCTTCGAGGACTTTTCCAGCGAcactgtcctggcccagctggaCGACATGAGCTCACCACCTTCCCCTGAGAGTACCGACTCCTCCCCTGAGCGCGACTTCCCCCCCaggcctgtgcagcccccagccaGCTGGCCGCCTGACAACAGCCTGGCCATGGCCGTTGCTCAAGGGGAGGCACCGCTGACCCGCGGGGAGGACACGTCCCAGCCTCCGTCCCACGTGGGGGGCCCCCAAGAGCAATCACTTGTGCAGGACACAGCTGGGACCGACGGGGCACAGGACTCCCTGGGTGCAGCCCCCCTGGAGACAGGGGGTGTCCCAGTGGTGGCCGGGCCTGAGCAGGCCTCCCAGACCCCCCTGCTGCGGTCCCGAGCCCTGGTGAAGAGAGTTACCTGGAACCTTCAGGAGCCGGAGAGCAGTGCTGTGGCTGAAGACAGAGCCCCGA GGGCCCCACTTCATCGGCCACAGAGACCCCGGGAGGGGGCCTGGGACGTGGAGGACGGGGCCCCTGCCGTGGTGACCGTGGCAGCGTTTCCTGAGCCACCGCCTCCCAGCCACACGTTTGCAGATCCTGTGTTCCTCAGCGGAGACCCCTCTCAG GTTTACAGCCCCTACGTGCCtcccgccctggcccagccctcaagCGTGCTCCCCTGCgtgccagccagccagcccacCGTCCAGTTTGTCCTGCAAGGGAGCCTGCCCCTTGCGGGCTGTGGGGTGGCACAGAGCCTGGCCCCAGTGCCCACCCTCCTGACCACAGCCTCAGATCCGGCCAGCCAGGCCACCACCAACAACTCGGAGGAGGGGACCGCGTCTCTCAGGCCGGCCCCAGAGAAGACCAAAAAGGAAGAA TACATGAAGAAGCTGCACATGCAGGAGCGGGCTGTGGAGGAGGTGAAGCTGGCCATCAAGCCCTTCTACCAGAAGAGGGAGGTGACCAAGGAGGAGTACAAGGACATCCTGCGCAAGGCGGTGCAGAAG ATCTGCCACAGCAAGAGTGGCGAGATCAACCCCGTGAAGGTGGCCAACCTGGTGAAGGCCTACGTGGACAAGTACCGGCACATGCGCAGGCACCGGAAGGCCGAGGCTGCCGACGAGCCGCCCGCGCAGGGCGCTGAGGCCTGA